CAGCCATTCGGCTGCTCAATACTTTTATTTCGAGTTTTATTTTTTATCGGCCAGGCTAAAGAACCAGTTCAGGATCAGTGCAGCAAACGTTGCCGTACCAATACCACCCAGATTGAAGCTGCCAAAAGTCAGGGCAAAATCACCCGTACCTAAAATAATGGTCACCGCAGCCACCATCAGGTTCTTGTTCTGCGAGAAATCGACCTTGTTCTCAATCCAGATTTTGGCACCAGCAATGGTAATCAAACCAAAGACTACAATCGAAGCACCGGTCAGAATCGCTGTCGGAATCGTGTGAATAATCGCACCAAACTTAGGCGATAAACCCAGGAACACAGCAAAGACACCCGCGACTGCAAAGATGATGGTCGAGTAAACCCGTGTCACGGCCATCACACCAATGTTTTCACCATAGGTAGTCATACCCGGCGCACCTACACCACCGGCTAAAGTGGTTGCAACACCATCTGCCACAAAGGCTTTACCAATATGCGGATCCAGGTTTTCACCGGTCATCGCGCCTACGGCTTTAATATGCCCCAGATTTTCAGCCACCAGAATCAAGGCAATTGGCGCAATGATCAGCATCGCATTCAATTCAAAGGTCGGTGCATGGAAAGTCGGTAAACCGAACCAGGCTGCTTGCTGAATGGGAAGGAAATTGATCGCAGTGCCATAACCCATGACATTGCTGAGTACGAAGTAAATCAGATAAGCCAATAACAGGCCGACCAATAACAGCAGGCGCTGTAATAAGCCACGGGTGAATACGGCAATTGAACCCATGCACAGCACAGTGACCAGGGACATCCACATATTGAAGGTATTGCCCATCACGCTTTTCACTGTGACTGGAGCAAGGTTCAGGCCAATGATCATCACCACAGCACCGGTCACCACCGGTGGCATCAGCTTTTCAATCCAGCGGGTGCCGGTCGCCATGACCAGAAAGCCCATCAGCGCATAGAAGATGCCACACGCGATAATCCCGCCTGCTGCAACGCCAATATTTGGATTCAGCCCGCCACCACCCGCATAACCTGTTGCTGCGATGACCACACCAATAAAGGCAAAGCTTGAACCTAGATAACTTGGAACCCGGCCACCGGTGATTAAAAAGAACAGAATGGTACAGACCCCTGACATTAAAATCGCCAGGTTAGGATCAAAGCCCATTAAAAAAGGTGCCAGTACAGTTGCGCCAAACATGGCAAAAGCATGTTGTACACCCAAAATGACCGTTTGTGCGGGTGGCAAATACTCTGCGGTACCTACTGGTCGTGCATCGATACTGCCCTCATAAGGGCGCCATTTGGGAAACCAACTGGACATAAAATGAGCACTCAAAAGATAAATTGTGCACATCATACTCTTGTTCTTTAGAAGATTTAATCACTTAAACAAAATTTTTGTTCAAATTAATTCTATGACTTTATTTAAGATTTTACCGGGCGGTAAAAGAATACTGGGTTAAAATTAAAGTGAAATCAGTAGATTAATTTCTTATTATGAATAGGGGTATCTATAAATAAATCTGATTTACTATATAAAATAAAATATTTCCTGGCTATTGACTGGTCAATAAAAAAGCACATCACCAGGATGTGCTTTCAAATGGGCATTTTTGCTTAGCCAGTATTACGCAAACCGGCTGCAATACCGGCAATACTGACCATCAGCGCATGATCTACCGGGGTGTTTTCGGCCTGTTGCTGTTCAAGATATAAACGGCGACGTTTCATCAGTTCAGCTTGCAGCAAGTGCAAGGGTAACAGATATGGTTTACGTACCTTCATGGACTGATCCAGTACGCCATTGCTGCTGAGCAGTTTCGATTCACCTTTCAAGCTTAACAGGGTTTGTACGGCATCCTGCAAACGCTGGCGCAACGCTGTCCCCAGAATTTTCAGATCTTCATCCTGAGTCAGATGCGATTCATAATATAGCGCCACATGCGCGTCGGCTTTGGACAATACCATTTCCAGCATATCAATCAGGGTCTGGAAATATGGCCACTCGGCCAGCATCTCATCGAGTACATTACGTTGTCCCTGATCCAGAACTTCATTCAGTGCGGCACCAGTACCGAGCCAGGCAGGCAACATCAGGCGAATCTGGGTCCAGGCAAATACCCACGGAATCGCACGTAGGGATTCAATCCCGCCACTGACTTTACGTTTGGCTGGGCGTGAACCCAACGGCAGCATTTGTAGTTCTAGTTCTGGCGTTACCGTACGCAGGTATTTCACGAAGTGTGGATTTTCCCGTACGGTCTGGCGATAGACCTGAACAGACAGTTCAGTCATTTGATGCATCAGGTCGCGCCATTCCTGTTTTGGCTCAGGTGGCGGGAGCAGGGTCGCTTCCAGGGTTGCAGCGGTATAAATTTCCAGATTTTGCAGCGCGATTTCTTCCAGCCCGAATTTAAAGCGGATCATTTCACCCTGTTCAGTCACCCGGATCGCACCGGAAATAGAACCTGGTGGCTGAGAGAACAAGGCTTGCTGGGTTGGCGCACCACCACGGCTGATTGAACCGCCACGACCATGAAACAGGGTCAATTGCACGTCATGTTGCTGGGCAACCGCGGTCAGTTCTTCCTGGGCACGATACTGTGCCCAGTTGGCCGACATAAAGCCGGCATCTTTGGCAGAATCCGAATAGCCAATCATGACCTCATGTTTGCCCTGAATATGCTGTTTGTACCAGTGCATATTGAACAGGGTCGACATGGTTGCGGCTGCGCCATCCAGATCTTTTAAGGTTTCAAACAGGGGAACCACCCGTAACGCCTGCTCGATGCCGGCTTCTTTTTGTAAAAGCAGTACGGCCAGCACATCACTTGGATATTCTGCCATGGAAATAATATAGGCACCCAGAGACTCGCTCGGCTGTTCGGCCAGTGTGCGCATGGTGGCAAAGACTTCCTGTACATCCGGATGTTCAATCAGGCTGCCGGCCGGTTCATTCAGATGTTTCGGCAGTAACGGACGTTTGCTTTGCAATTCCTGCAGTAAAAAGTTTTGACGGGCCTGTTCGGTCCAGGTTTCAAAATTGCCCAGTCCCAAATATTCAGTAATGGCCGAAATTGCCTGACGGTGACGCCCGGATTCCTGACGGATATCCAGTTTTAGCAGTTCGATGCCAAAACTGTTGACCCGGTAAATAAAGTCCAGCAGGCTGCCATTGGCAATTTCAGCCAGATTGCAGTCCATCAGCGAGCGGTAACAGGTCAGGAGCGGTTGTAAAAGTTCGTCTTTACTTTTAATCACCAGACTGTCATCGGCATCATTGCCTTTTAATTTTTCTGCCAGCCAGTGCCGAGTCGCTTTCAGGCGGGTACGGGTGTCACGTAAATATTCACGATAGGGTTCAGGATGGGGCTGGCCCAAAGCTTCGGAAATTTCCGGACTGCATTGCTGAATGGACAGTTCCCAGCGCAGGTTTTCAATATCGCGTACATAGAGATCGGCTGCTTTCCAGCGCGACAGCCACAGTACTTCCTGAGTGACGGTGTGGGTGACATTCGGGTTGCCATCGCGGTCACCCCCCATCCATGAGGCAAAACGTACTGGTGCGACATCTAAGGGCAGGTTCTGGCCGCATTGCGCCTGAACCATGCCATTTAGTTCGCGGATAAATTTCGGGACCGCATTCCACAGGGTCTGTTCAATGGTGGTAAAACCCCATTTGGCTTCATCGATCGGAGTCGGGCGATGCTGACGGATTTCATCGGTTTGCCAGGCGGAGCTGATCAGCTGTTTCAGATCGGCCAGGACTGCCTGGCGTTCACGTGGCGTCAGTTTCTGCTGGTCGAATTTGGACAGGGCATTATTGATGCCATCATATTTTTGAATCAGGGTACGGCGGCTGACTTCTGTGGGATGCGCGGTCAGGACCAGTTCAATTTTCAGTTCACAGATTTGCTGATACAGCGTATCGGCAGAAATTTCCTGCTGTTTAAATTTTTCAAATAAAGGCACCAGAGGATTGGGCGATTCTGCAGTGTCATCAAACTCGCTCTGACGGCGACGACGTACCACATGATATTGTTCGGCAATATTGGCAAAGTTTAAAAAGTGGGTAAAGGCACGGGTCAGCGGCAGGATTTCGGCATCTTCCAGGCTCAAAAACAGTTGTTCCAGTTGTTTTTCTGCTTCGACCTGTCCATCGCGAGCGCCTTTGGACAGGGCACGGATCTGCTCGATCTGATTAAACAAATCCTGCCCGGCATGTAATTTTAAGGTTTCCCCAAGCAAATTACCCAGTAAGCGTACGTCTTCGCGTAGTGGTGCATCAATCTGTTGAATCATTTTTTATTCCCTCACATGCATGCTTTGACTATACCGCGACTGCATGACAATCCAAGTCCCCTAGAGACAAAAGTTGCAGAACATAGGCTGCTTTTTTAGCAACTTTTAGGCCATATACGGTGATCGGTGATCAATCCAAAGGAAAGGATTTAATCCGAAAGGGCATATTTCAGCATAAACAGTTCAATGGCCTCGCTAATAATCTGTTGCTGTTCTGCGCTTGAAGGGGGAGGGCTGAGACCCAGTAGGATTTTCTGATGACGGGTTCCGGTCAGCAGGGACACGATCAGCTCGGTCTGTTTTTCTGGAAGATCGACCTGAATAAAGCGGTATTGCTGGGCCAGGTTAAAAAAATCATTCCAGACTGCATCCAGTTTGCTATGCGAGGCCTGATAAAACTGTTCTGCCAGAGGACTTTGCTGCGATGCCAGTTCCATCAGTAGCAGGTCCAGCTTGATCGCTTCTGGTAAATGAATAATATTTAAAGCGCGCTGACAGGCCTGATAAAACTCCTGCGCAAAGTCACTGCTCGGCTGCAAGAGCTGAGGATGTTCATGCAGAATGGCTTCACAGGTATCCTCAATCGCACAGCTAAACAGGGTCGCCTTGTCCTGAAAATGATTATACACCGTCAGCTTGGTTACACCTGCCTCACGTGCAATCTGGTTCATGCTGGAGGCATGATAGCCATGCGCTAAAAACAGCGCTTTGGCCACACTCAGGATGCGCTGACGCTTTTCCAGATCCTTGGGTCGTCCTACAGGTATTTGCACAATTTTTTCCAAAAAAAGTCACCACGGTCATTGCTTTGAAGCTTGAGTTTTAATTAGTGTACCGGGTGGTATATTAATTAAAAACAAGCAATTCAATATATCAGCATAGTTTGCCCTAAAAAAGACGATCAGATAAGAGCGAATAAGATGAGCAGGATTTACAGCGTATTGGCTGGCATGGTGGTGCTTTGCAGCGTGACCTTAAGCGGGTGCAGCAAAGATACTGCTGCAGCAGAACAGGAAGTTCCCTTTGTCATGGTGGCCACACCCACCTCTTCACGGCATGAATTAAAAAGTTATGCTGGTGATGTGCAGGCGCGCCAGCAAACGGCGCTGGCATTTCGGGTGGCTGGACAGGTGACCCAGCGCTTCGCCGATGTGGGTGACCAGGTCAAAGTCGGGCAAGTCCTGGCAACTCTGGATGTCAAAGATGCCCAGCTGCAGCTGAATGCAGCACGTGCCCAGCTGGAAAGCGCGCAGTCTGCCACTAAGATTGCTCAGGATGAATTACAACGTTTCAAGCAGTTATTGCCATCCAATGCCGTGAGCCGCTCACAATATGATGCGATCGAAAATCAGTACAAGACCGCCATGTCAAATCTGAAGCAGGCACAATCCAACTATGATACCGCTAAAAACCAGACTGCTTATAACCAGCTGATTGCCACCAGAAACGGCGTGATCACGGCACGCAATATTGAAACAGGACAGGTGGTCGCTGCCGGGCAGGCGGCGTATGAACTGGCGATTGCCGGCGAACGTGAAGTGGTGATTGGCGTACCGGAACAGGCGATTGCTGAAATCAGGGTGGGGCAAGCGGCCCTAGTCACCTTATGGTCCAAACCTGAAGAAAAATTTGCCGCCATTGTCCGCGAGATTTCACCGGCAGCGGACCAGTCGCGTACCTTTCGGGTTAAAGTTTCCTTACGTGAAGGCAATGGCCAGATCCAGCTGGGGCAAAGTGCCCGGGTGTTTTTTCAGCACAGCCGCGACAATATGCTCAGTGTGCCGCTATCCAGTGTCTCGGCAACGGATCAGCAGGCTTATGTCATGGTGGTCCAGCCCGATCATACCTTACGTAAAGTCCCGGTCCAGCTCGGTGCCTATGGCCGGGACAGTGTTCCTGTACTCAGTGGGCTCAAGCCGGAAGACTATGTGGTGATTGGTGGCGTACATCTGCTGCGTAACCAGCAAAAAATCAATCCGATTGATCGTGAAAACCGTCGTGTGACCATTCAGGCAGGGAGTTAAGCATGAACTTTAACCTGTCGGAATGGGCTTTAAAAAATAAAGGTCTGGTGCTGTATTTCATGATCCTGCTGGGTCTGATCGGCATCGTCTCTTATTCCAAACTGTCACAAAGTGAAGATCCACCTTTTACCTTTAAAGTCATGGTAATCCAGACCTATTGGCCGGGTGCCAGTGCCAAAGAAGTATCCCTACAGGTCACTGACCGGATTGAAAAGGAACTGATGACCACGGGACAGTATGAGCGCATCATGGCCTATTCGCGTCCGGGTGAATCCATGGTGACTTTTGTTGCCAAGGATTCCCTGGCTTCGAAAGATGTCGCTGATGTCTGGTATAACGTGCGCAAGAAGGTGGGCGATATCCGACATGAATTGCCACAAGGGGTACAAGGGCCGTTCTTTAATGATGAATTCGGCGATACCTTTGGCAATATTTATGTGCTCAAGGGTAAAGATTTTGACTATGCGACCCTCAAGGAATACGCCGACCGCTTACAGCTGCAACTGCAACGGGTCAAAGATGTTGCCAAAGTTGAGCTGATTGGCCTACAAGACCAGAAAATCTGGATTGAGATTTCCAATACCAAGGCCATTCAGCTGGGCGTTCCAGTCATGGCGATTCAGCAAGCCCTGCAGCAGCAAAATGCCACCACCCAGTCCGGTTTTTTTGAAACCGGTTCAGACCGGATTCAGGTGCGGGTCAGTGGTGCATTAAACAGTGTTGAAGAATTAAGACAGATGCCGCTGCTGGTCAATGGCAAAACTATTCAGCTGGGAGATGTCGCAGAAGTCTATCGAGGCTTTAGTGATCCGGCACAGCCCCGGATGCGCTTTATGGGCGAAAACGGCATTGGTATTGCTGTATCGATGCGCAAGGGTGGGGACATCATTGCCTTGGGTAAAAATCTGGAACAGGAATTCGCCCGCCTGCAAAAAGCTCTGCCACTCGGCATGGAGCTGCAAAAAGTCTCCGATCAGCCAGTGGCAGTCGAACGCAGCATTAACGAATTTATGAAAGTGCTGGCAGAGGCAGTAATTATTGTGCTGCTGGTCAGTTTCTTCTCGCTGGGTTTTCGTACCGGACTGGTGGTGGCCTTTTCGATTCCGCTAGTATTGGCAATGACCTTTGCCGGCATGCATTTATTTGATGTCGGCCTGCATAAAATTTCCTTGGGTGCCCTGATTCTGGCACTTGGTCTTCTGGTCGATGATGCCATTATTGCCATTGAAATGATGGCGATTAAAATGGAGCAGGGCTATAGCCGGCTTGAAGCGGCAGGCTTTACCTGGAAAACCACCGCCTTTCCAATGCTGACCGGCACCCTGATTACCGCCGCCGGATTTTTACCGATTGCCACAGCAGCATCGAGTACCGGTGAATATACCCGTTCTATTTTTCAGGTGGTCACGATTGCACTGTTGATGTCCTGGATTGCCGCGGTGTTATTTGTGCCTTATCTGGGCGATAAACTGCTGCCCAATTTCAACAAAGACTTGATACAAAAAGCGCCGTGGTATCAGCGCCTTTGGGCGCGTTTGCGCAAGCAGCCCGAACCTCAGCCGGTCGTACATCATGCCGGCGAACAGCATGACCCTTATCAAACCCGGTTTTATCAAGGTTTTCGCCGTTGGGTAAATACCTGTGTGACCTATCGTAAGACCGTGATTACAGCAACGGTAGGAATTTTTATTCTCTCCATTTTAATGTTTAAGCTGGTGCCACAGCAATTTTTCCCGCCCTCGAATCGGGCTGAAATTCTGGTGGATCTCAAACTCGAAGAAGGCGCCTCTCTGAAAGCCACCGAAGCTGCGGTGAAAAAAGTTGAAGCCTTTTTGTCGAAACAGCAGGGCATTGATAACTATGTGGCCTATGTCGGAATTGGTTCTCCGCGTTTCTATTTACCGCTGGATCAGCAGCTGCCGCAAACCAGTTTTGCCCAGTTTGTGGTGCTGGCATCCTCTTTGGAAGATCGTAACGAAATCCGTCAATCCTTGAGTGACCAGATTCGGCTGTTATTACCGGAAGTCCGTACCCGGGTGTCCCTGCTGGAAAATGGCCCTCCAGTCGGTTATCCATTGCAGTTCCGGGTCTCTGGTGAAGATCTGGGACTGGTTCGTGAATGGGCGCAGAAAGTCGCCGCAACCGTGGGCGAAAATCCGAATACCACCAATGTACATCTAGACTGGGGTGAGCCGAGCAAAGTCATCAAACTGGAGATCGATCAGGATCGTGCCCGTCAGTTGGGCGTGACTAGCAGCGAACTGGCCAATGTGCTGAACAGCTCGATTTTGGGGGCCGGCATTGATCAGTATCGGGAAAAGCGTGAACTGATTGAAATCCGTTTACGTGGTGCGCAGGCTGAACGCGTTGATGTCGCTTCTTTAAGCAGTCTGGCGATACCGACGTCACGTGGTACTTCGGTACCGTTGGCACAGCTTGCCAACATTGAATATAGCTTTGAAGAAGGCTTGATC
The nucleotide sequence above comes from Acinetobacter lwoffii. Encoded proteins:
- a CDS encoding solute carrier family 23 protein, producing the protein MSSWFPKWRPYEGSIDARPVGTAEYLPPAQTVILGVQHAFAMFGATVLAPFLMGFDPNLAILMSGVCTILFFLITGGRVPSYLGSSFAFIGVVIAATGYAGGGGLNPNIGVAAGGIIACGIFYALMGFLVMATGTRWIEKLMPPVVTGAVVMIIGLNLAPVTVKSVMGNTFNMWMSLVTVLCMGSIAVFTRGLLQRLLLLVGLLLAYLIYFVLSNVMGYGTAINFLPIQQAAWFGLPTFHAPTFELNAMLIIAPIALILVAENLGHIKAVGAMTGENLDPHIGKAFVADGVATTLAGGVGAPGMTTYGENIGVMAVTRVYSTIIFAVAGVFAVFLGLSPKFGAIIHTIPTAILTGASIVVFGLITIAGAKIWIENKVDFSQNKNLMVAAVTIILGTGDFALTFGSFNLGGIGTATFAALILNWFFSLADKK
- the ppc gene encoding phosphoenolpyruvate carboxylase, which codes for MIQQIDAPLREDVRLLGNLLGETLKLHAGQDLFNQIEQIRALSKGARDGQVEAEKQLEQLFLSLEDAEILPLTRAFTHFLNFANIAEQYHVVRRRRQSEFDDTAESPNPLVPLFEKFKQQEISADTLYQQICELKIELVLTAHPTEVSRRTLIQKYDGINNALSKFDQQKLTPRERQAVLADLKQLISSAWQTDEIRQHRPTPIDEAKWGFTTIEQTLWNAVPKFIRELNGMVQAQCGQNLPLDVAPVRFASWMGGDRDGNPNVTHTVTQEVLWLSRWKAADLYVRDIENLRWELSIQQCSPEISEALGQPHPEPYREYLRDTRTRLKATRHWLAEKLKGNDADDSLVIKSKDELLQPLLTCYRSLMDCNLAEIANGSLLDFIYRVNSFGIELLKLDIRQESGRHRQAISAITEYLGLGNFETWTEQARQNFLLQELQSKRPLLPKHLNEPAGSLIEHPDVQEVFATMRTLAEQPSESLGAYIISMAEYPSDVLAVLLLQKEAGIEQALRVVPLFETLKDLDGAAATMSTLFNMHWYKQHIQGKHEVMIGYSDSAKDAGFMSANWAQYRAQEELTAVAQQHDVQLTLFHGRGGSISRGGAPTQQALFSQPPGSISGAIRVTEQGEMIRFKFGLEEIALQNLEIYTAATLEATLLPPPEPKQEWRDLMHQMTELSVQVYRQTVRENPHFVKYLRTVTPELELQMLPLGSRPAKRKVSGGIESLRAIPWVFAWTQIRLMLPAWLGTGAALNEVLDQGQRNVLDEMLAEWPYFQTLIDMLEMVLSKADAHVALYYESHLTQDEDLKILGTALRQRLQDAVQTLLSLKGESKLLSSNGVLDQSMKVRKPYLLPLHLLQAELMKRRRLYLEQQQAENTPVDHALMVSIAGIAAGLRNTG
- a CDS encoding TetR/AcrR family transcriptional regulator: MQIPVGRPKDLEKRQRILSVAKALFLAHGYHASSMNQIAREAGVTKLTVYNHFQDKATLFSCAIEDTCEAILHEHPQLLQPSSDFAQEFYQACQRALNIIHLPEAIKLDLLLMELASQQSPLAEQFYQASHSKLDAVWNDFFNLAQQYRFIQVDLPEKQTELIVSLLTGTRHQKILLGLSPPPSSAEQQQIISEAIELFMLKYALSD
- a CDS encoding efflux RND transporter periplasmic adaptor subunit, whose product is MSRIYSVLAGMVVLCSVTLSGCSKDTAAAEQEVPFVMVATPTSSRHELKSYAGDVQARQQTALAFRVAGQVTQRFADVGDQVKVGQVLATLDVKDAQLQLNAARAQLESAQSATKIAQDELQRFKQLLPSNAVSRSQYDAIENQYKTAMSNLKQAQSNYDTAKNQTAYNQLIATRNGVITARNIETGQVVAAGQAAYELAIAGEREVVIGVPEQAIAEIRVGQAALVTLWSKPEEKFAAIVREISPAADQSRTFRVKVSLREGNGQIQLGQSARVFFQHSRDNMLSVPLSSVSATDQQAYVMVVQPDHTLRKVPVQLGAYGRDSVPVLSGLKPEDYVVIGGVHLLRNQQKINPIDRENRRVTIQAGS
- a CDS encoding efflux RND transporter permease subunit, which encodes MNFNLSEWALKNKGLVLYFMILLGLIGIVSYSKLSQSEDPPFTFKVMVIQTYWPGASAKEVSLQVTDRIEKELMTTGQYERIMAYSRPGESMVTFVAKDSLASKDVADVWYNVRKKVGDIRHELPQGVQGPFFNDEFGDTFGNIYVLKGKDFDYATLKEYADRLQLQLQRVKDVAKVELIGLQDQKIWIEISNTKAIQLGVPVMAIQQALQQQNATTQSGFFETGSDRIQVRVSGALNSVEELRQMPLLVNGKTIQLGDVAEVYRGFSDPAQPRMRFMGENGIGIAVSMRKGGDIIALGKNLEQEFARLQKALPLGMELQKVSDQPVAVERSINEFMKVLAEAVIIVLLVSFFSLGFRTGLVVAFSIPLVLAMTFAGMHLFDVGLHKISLGALILALGLLVDDAIIAIEMMAIKMEQGYSRLEAAGFTWKTTAFPMLTGTLITAAGFLPIATAASSTGEYTRSIFQVVTIALLMSWIAAVLFVPYLGDKLLPNFNKDLIQKAPWYQRLWARLRKQPEPQPVVHHAGEQHDPYQTRFYQGFRRWVNTCVTYRKTVITATVGIFILSILMFKLVPQQFFPPSNRAEILVDLKLEEGASLKATEAAVKKVEAFLSKQQGIDNYVAYVGIGSPRFYLPLDQQLPQTSFAQFVVLASSLEDRNEIRQSLSDQIRLLLPEVRTRVSLLENGPPVGYPLQFRVSGEDLGLVREWAQKVAATVGENPNTTNVHLDWGEPSKVIKLEIDQDRARQLGVTSSELANVLNSSILGAGIDQYREKRELIEIRLRGAQAERVDVASLSSLAIPTSRGTSVPLAQLANIEYSFEEGLIWHRNRLPTITVRADIRTALQPATVVNELHDSLHQLRAELPNGYLLQVGGTVEESARGQNSVNAGMPLFLAVVMTLLMIQLKSISRAFIVFLTAPLGIIGVVLFLLIFNKPFGFVAMLGTIALSGMIMRNSLILIDQIEQDIQAGESQWDAIINATVRRCRPIVLTALAAVLAMIPLSRSIFFGPMAVAIMGGLIVATLLTLFFLPALYAQWFKVKKSLNSV